Genomic segment of Numenius arquata chromosome 37, bNumArq3.hap1.1, whole genome shotgun sequence:
CTGGAAAGAGCAGATGTCATCCTCGAACACCCGTTTCTGGAACAGCTCCAGTGTCTCCCGCTCGCACTGGCTGTGCAGATCCAGGAGCTCCTGAACCGTCTCCGTCGGCAGCTTCGCCTGCTGCTCCATCAGATCCCGGTACAACGTCACAGCCTCTTTCACTGCCGCTGCGTTCTCAATCTTTGCCAGGGCCAGCACCGCACTCTCCAGGCACGGCACCGCCCCGCTCTGGATGGTCTCCACGTAGGTCTCTGCCAGTTTGCCCAGCACTGCCAAGGAAGACCAAGGATGAGAGATCTGCAGCCAGAACAAAATGCTGGCTCCCCCTCGGCCCTGGCTCCTGCcatatccctgctgcctcccGGCCACAGCCTTCCTCAACTTCTTTTCTTAACTCTTTCCCACCCCACCTGAAACATCCAGGAGCTCCAAATccagaggcagggagggcagccagcagaaagcctctccctttccccacctGCATCATTTGACTCGGCATTTGATCCTTCCCCAGACGCAGTCCCAATTGCTGCTGGCCATCCAGCCCTCTGGACAGCAGTACTCACAGGTCCCTGTTAAGATGCGGCCACCAGGGATGGTCTTAGGTGGGGATTTTTCCCAGATGTGGCTGCAGAATTTCTCCACCTGCTGCTGGAATTCAGGATCGATCTCATCGTCCTGAAGCTCCTCCAAGCGCACCAGGTCCCTCTTGTGGGCTGGCTGGTCAAAAACAAAGCACTTGCGATCCCGAAAGAACTGGCGGATGCATTCCCGGGGCTGGTTGTAGCCTTGGATCTCGGAGCTGCTACCTGTGGGGCAAGAGGACGTGGAGCAAGTTCCCCAGGCTCGGGCTGTTGTTGACTGACAATGAAACGCTGCTGTGTCTGGGGCTGGatgtctccagcagcacagcaccaTTCCCTTACCATCCTTCAACTTCAGTGCGGTTTCCAAGTATTCGTCCTCAGAGATTTCCTTCCCAtccacctccagctgcagggTGAAATCCCGCACCGTCCAGACAAAAGCCGGGAAGAAGGGGGCAACTTTTTCTGAATCCTCCTGCTCCTCTTcactctgcccgggtgctgctttcAACTTGACCTGCTCAGTCAGCTTCATCACATAGCTGGGGAGCTGGCTAAGGAAGCAGGGACCTCAGCTCTGAATGCAGGGGCATGGCCATCCTGCAACCACTCAGCACGGCATGGGCAAGAGAGGAGACTCTGCGGGGACAGAGAACAGCCTGGAACCACCAGAAGGAAGCGGGAGAAAAGCCCTCAGCCCAGAGGTCCCCAGCGTGGCACTCCTAAGGACACAAAGCACATCCATGGGCACCACCAGAAGGCTGTTTGAGGAACTAGGATGTGTCAACCCCTCGCCCAGCACACCGGGAGAGGAGCCCATCCCTGGTGCTGCTGTCCCACCAAGGATACTGCAGCTGGTCCATGGCTTGCTGGTCAATGGTGCCTCTGCTGTTGTAGATCAGGGTGCTGGAGAGCAGTACGGTGAGCACAAAGATCCAGGTGTCGTTCTTGGTGTCACCCTGGAGGAACAACCCTTGGCTCTTATCAACAAGACCCACTAAGTATGAGCAAAGCCCCACATGCCCAGACCCTGAATGCCCCTTTCCAACAGGCCATGGCAAGACCAGGTTTTGGAGAGACTGAGAGACTCCCCACGCCATCACCACCCCTTTCTCCAGGTGGGCTCAAGCTCACctcacctcacagaatcacagaatcacagaatgatatggggttggaagggacctctggagatcatctagtccaaccctcctgccaaagcaggtcctcgtagaacaggttgcacaggaacttgtccaggtgggttttgaacgtctctagagacggagactccaccacctctctgggcagcctggtccagggctctgccaccctcaaagtgaagaagttcctcctcatgtttagatggaacttcttatgtacaagtttgtgcccgttccctcttgtcctgtcactgggcaccactggaaaaagactggccccagcctcctgacacccaccctttaagcatttataggtgttgatcagaaaccccctcagccttctcttctccagactaaaaagacccaagatGCTCAGCCCTTCCTCAGAAGAGAGATGTCCCACACACCTCTAgcaatcacggaatcacagaatattcatggttggaagggacatttgagatcatcgagtccaaccaaaaaaaaaaaaaataaacaaaacaaaaaacaccacaaaacacaccacacccacccacaaacagacacaacccaacaatctcaggcactagagcatgccctgaagtgccacgtctacacgtttcttgaatacctccagggatggcgactccaccacctccctgggcaggctgttccagtgcctgaccactccctcagtaaagtaattcttcctaatatctaatctaaacctcccctgccccaacttcagaccacttcctctggtcctgtcattattcacttgggagaagaggccaacacccacctctctacaacctcctttcagccagttttttacccagtgaagagtacacttgtctatgccatgattcgccagcttctccaggagaacgctgtgggggacggtgtcaaaggccttacgaaagtccaggtagacaacgtccacagccttccccgcatcgagaaggcgggtcacatggtcatagaaagagatcaagttggttaagcaggacctccctttcataaacccatgctggctggccctgatccctcggctgccctgcacttgccgtgagagctcactcaagatgatcctctctatgatctttcccggtaccgaggtcgggctgacaggcctatagtttcccggatcctccttctggcccttcttgtagatgggcgtcacactggccaccctccagtcatctggtacctctcctgttgaccaggattgttgatagataatggagagaggcttggtgagctctcccgccagctccctgagtacccttgggtgaatcccatccggccccatagacttatgcgtgtccaggtgcagaaccagatcattaactacttcctcctggattacgggggggttgttctgctctccatccttatcttccagctcaggaggctgaacaccctggggatagctggtccgactattgaagatggaggcaaaggcggcatcaagtatctcagccttctcctcgtccttggtcgcaatgttccccccctcatccaggaagggatggagattctccctgactctctttttgttcatgtatttataaaaacttcttttgttgtcccttatattaatggccaggttgagttccagctgggcttttgccttcctaattttttctctgtagaacctaacaagatctctgtactcctcctgagttgcttgtcgcttcatccaaaggtggtaaaccctcctgtTTTCCcgaagtcccatccagagctctttgttcaaccaggccggccattttccccgccctttaattttgcgcctcgtggggacagcctgctcctgggcctttcggatttcctttgcgaagagcgtccagccttcctggacccctttgccccgcaggattatctcccaagggaccctcccaaccagggctctgaacaggctaaagtccgccctccggaaggccaaggtggaggttttgctaacccccttccttacctcactaagaattgaaaacttgaccatttcatgaccAAAGAGCTCCCTGagctcctctttcctcttctgctgctcttaCTCAGAAAAGCAGAGGGATTTGGCACCTTGTCTACTCCAGCCTCCTTTCCCTTGGCCTTTGCTCTTCCCAGCACACAGGCTGAAGGTCACCCTAGGTGCTGGGAACCCCTGGACTCTGGTCACTTTGGTGACAAAGTGCTGGGAATGCACcaaggcagctgctgctccttCCGCACCTTCTCCACGTCGCCCAGTCCTTCCGTGTCCAGCAGCACCAGAGTGTGTCCAGGCTTGCACGGGTGAGGTACACACCACATCCAGATCCCTTTGGTGTGGGACTGCACGCCGGAGCCCAGGGAGAAACCTGTGGGGAGGACGCAAGGGCCTGACCAGTGTTAAAGACAGAGTAGGAGAAGCCAGGTCCCTTGGCCCTCCGGGGTGGGACCTCCCTCACCTTTCCTCTGACGAGCCAGCCTGTTCATGAGGTAGGACTTGCCAGTGCGGTACAGCCCTgtgatggccaccaccaccacaggcTGGGTGATCTCTGACAGCACCTGCAGGGCCTCCTGCTGAAACACCAGCCCATTCCTCGGGCTGTTCTCAATGAGGCAGATGGGCGCCGGCATGTGGATTTCAGATGCCATTGCTGACAGCAAAGGCAGTCTGCAGAGGAGAGGGCGAGACGGGCTGGTTAACGAGCTGGGGACACCCCACAGTCCAAAGGGGGACACTCATTAGCATCCCACTGCATTTTCCAAGCTACAACGTTTTGCATCAAATGCTCACACCAGCACCAAGGAAAGGAGAGCTGAGGGGCTACGCATGCTGCACACAAGCCCGTGCAAGGCTtccatctctcctttcctccagccGTGCATTCGTGAGTGACGCCCTCCCCCCACTCCAGCACCccggatttgtgatgaaaacagtgttaaaaaCAGAGGgatattttcattattgctgagcagcgcttgcacagccccgaggccttttctgctcctcacacacctcagcagcgagtaggctgggggtgggcaagaagctgggaggggacggagccaggagagctgacccCAAGTGACCAAGGGGCTATTCCAGACCGTATGACGTCACGCTCAGCAAcgtaaagctgggggaagaagaaggaagggggggttggaggggagtTTGGAGTCACGGCGTTTTATCTTTCCAAGAATCCGTTATTTGTAACAATTTTATGGCAACCCACAACTTTCCTCACTATTtcctttccaattctctcccccctcccaccgCAGGGGGTAGCAATACAGCGGCTGTGTGGGGCTTAGTtgtggctggggttaaacccccaccagcccccaccaTCTCCCAAACCCTCCCAGGTTCCAGCAAAGCCCTCGGACCTGGAGGCAGCACAACGGCTCATCCCATGCACAGACCCAGAACCTGCCCCACAGCAACCTCCCAGACACCCCGGGACTCGCTCCAGCAACGGGGAGCTTCATGGATACTGCCCACTTCTGGGCTTTGAACCCTCTCTGGGGACCTCACCAGCCCTGCCCTCTtccagggacatcaaggggatGGCCGCTGGGGGACACGAGCCTGCCCCCCATGTCACGGGCACTCCCGgcacaggagggaggagaggaaaggttcAGGCGCAGGGTCCCTGCTTTGGCGAGTCCTCACTTGCATGCAAAGCCATGGGGGGGTTAACCACTCGCTCCCAGACACCCACTCCCCTTGCTCCATCCCAGAGCCCGAGcaaacctttccacctcttcctcctcccacccgccGGGTTCCCTGTCACCCTCTGGGGTCAGGAGGAGTCATTCACAGCCCCAGTGTCCAGGGCTGCTTGCAcggggtgggaaggaggcatCAGGGGAAAGCACTCACCGTTGTCTTGTCACCTGCCCTGTGCTGTAATAGCTTTGCTGCAGTCTGGGTCCTCTCCAGCCTTTGTTCCTGTGCCCTCGGCCAGACCCTCTCCTCCTGTTCCTGGAAATGAGAGTGAGTCAGAGAGACGAAAGTGAAAGCCAGCAGCTCAGCACAAACACTCGGAGCAGGCAACATAAAGATGGTTTAGTAATTGACAGAACAAGAACCTGAACTCCTTCTATGACAGAGTCTGATGGGTGGATGAGGGACAGGCTGTGGATGTTTACCTGGACTTACCTGCTAAGcggctttccatgatatttgaaaagtcgtttAAGTCTGCTGaaattcctgctgactggaaaacgGGAAACagaacccccattttcaaaaaggggaaaaaaggaagagcctGGGacctacaggccagtcagtctcacctctgtgccaggcaagatcatggagcagatcctcctggaacatctgctgaggcacatggaaaatatggAGGTGATCgatgagagccaacatggcttccagaagggcaagtcatgcctgaccaacctggtGACCTTCTACGACATGGTTTCAgtgttggtagataaggggagagcaacagacctCATCTACCTGGACCtacgcaaagcgtttgacactgtcccgcataaCATCCTGGCTCGCTTTTTCTTGCTGAGCGTCATGTTATCAAGTGTGGACGGGTGGTGAGACAcgggaacaggtttcccagaggagctgtggatgccccatgggAGTTGTGGAAGGCCCATCGTTGGAAgtgctcaaggtcaggttggacgggcctttgagcaacatgatcttgtgcaagatgtccctgctcacagcaggggggttggactggatgatcttcgaAGGTCCTGGCCGTGTCCCCTTCCCAACCCCTGTCCCACCACCAGCCTGCTCGCTGTGGGGGCAGACTGGCAAAGAGAAGGCCTTGATGTTGTGCAAGCaccattcagcagcagcagaaacatttttgtgttatcaacacctttggAGCACCACGGGCTTGCAATGAAGGAAGTTCACTCTGTCCCGGCCACACGTGCTGTGCGGCagttccccctcccctcttgtacCCACCGAGTGGGTCCCTCACCTCCCCATCCCTACTGCCCCAACACGACCCCCACATCGCCCTGTCCCCCCTTGGAGCACCAACTCGCGtccttcctctgcttctccaCATACAGACAcgtcctctccagcagctccctcacaCACACCCTGACGCTCCTGCCATGGCCCAGCTGCTCTCCCACATGGGAGAGTCCCCAGTTCTGCACAGCCTCCGTCAGCAGAGAACATCTCTAAATATGGAGTGTATTTCCCTGCTCTGCAATGCCCTTCTTccttccacagcagctcctggaggacACAGAGTCCCTTATGGAGTCCTCCGTGGGACAGAAACTGACCTTTGAGTCTGTGGTCTTGGAGTAGATGCCCCTTCCACCCAAGAGGGTTTTCCTTGAGCAATCAGAATGGGATTTAAATGTAGGGCATAGAAGAAATATGAATTATTTATCTGATGTTTGGCTCTGCCTTTTCACACCAGAGCATCTGTCCGCCCCCCCAGAAAATTGGCAGTGAGATGTCCCAGCCCTGAGTCCATTCCCGACTGcctcacagaatcagagaatgatatggggttggaagggacctctggagatcatctagtccaacccctctgccagagcaggtccacccagagcaggttgcacaggaacgtgtccaggtggatttggaatatctccagagacggagactccaccacctctctgggcagcctcttccagggctctgccaccctcacaggaaagaaattcctcctcatgtttagaaggAGCTGcctatgtcccagtttgtgcccgttccctcttgtcctgtcgctgggcaccactggaagaagactggccccattctcctgacacccaccatcgatgagatcccccctcagtcttctcttctccagactaaacagacccaagtccctcagcccttcctcatcacAGAGATGTTCTCgtccctcaccatctttgtagccctctgctggaccctctccagcagttccctgtccttctggaactggggagcccagaactggccccagtgctccagatggggcctccccagggcagagcagaggggcaggatgacctccctccacctgctggtcacactcttcctgatgcccccaggatgccattggccttcttggccaccagggcccattgctggctcgtgggcatcctcttgtccaccaggactcccacatcttttcctcagagctgctctccagcaggtcagccccaacctgtcctggtgcagggggttattcctccccaggtgcagcaccctacacttgcccttgttgaatttcatcaggttcctctctgcccaattcTCCAAcatgtccaggtctcactggatggtggcccagccacccctcccagctttgtacCATCAGCAAACCAAGACCCATCAGAATATCTGTGGTGTTTCTCTGACCTTTTCCCTATCCAGAAAATTTAAGCCTTTCTTTTAAATGCCTTAGTGGAGAGGAGAAGATCCACCTCCCAGCCCGAAGGGAAAGAGCCCTATGATTGCAAAGCCATGCAAATTTATGCAAATAACACCAGGGGTCTGCTGACCCTGGAGGTGTCCCAAGGAGGTGTCCACTTCCTCTGCTTCCCCTGGCAAAGGAATTCATTTGCTGAATTCCAGACCCAATCATAGGCCTTAGGACCTGCTCCTCCCCACTGAAGGACGGGGGAGGTTTCAGTGCCTCCATCAGGAGTTCCACGGAATGTCACTCAAATTTCAAAACTAGGATGAAATTTACCTTGAGGGGGTGGGAAATTGGTCAGTAGGTGCGTGTGAGCTGCAGCGTTTCAGGGAAaggacatctccagagaaggggtgGCATCTGAGTCCCTGCTCAGGTGGCCTTCCCAAGGGCAGAGGGATGCGTGTCCATTGCCGTCAGCAATGCCCACTGCTGCTCTCAGTGCCCCCCTATTGCAGCGGGGAGAAGGTGTGGTTTGTGGTCCTAAAATgcactcaaaatgaaaaaaatagagagagtCAGTGCCTGTTCAGAGCTGGAGGGACCAGCCTGTGCCTTGCTGTGGGTCGCTCTGCAGGCAGAGGTGAACAGAAAGCCAAAAAACACTCCCAAAACCACCAATTTGTGCTATGCCACAGTTCTCCGCATGGATGTAGGGGATAAATCTCTCTGTCTGAGTGACCTTTCATCTGCCAGGAGCCCAGAGCAGCACCGGGACGCTCATGATCACCCCATGAGAGGCCTCCAAGTCTCTGCTCCTCAAGGGCTCCTCCCGGTGGCTTGTTGCCTATGCAGAGAATTTGTGTCATCAGGACTGCAAGTAGGTGAAGTGTCAAATCAAATCGAACACTTTCACTCTAAACAACCTTTTTAAGTGCACCTTTAATTGCCTTCCACGAGTGGGACTTTCAAAACAGCAGAGCAGTAAGTTGTGTTTGTCCCCAGGTGGATTTTGAGTTTGAAACGTGTCAAAAGAGGTACAAAACAAAGTGAACCCGTCCAAGACCTTCTTGGAGCATCTCGCTGGGATTAAATCCCCTGGAACTGTGCTCTGTCCCTTGGAACCCAGAGTACGGGCCCAAGAAATTGGGAACAAATGGCAAACTATTGATGTTAATGCCTGTTGTATGGGAAAAAAGAGGTCTTGGAGAataggtgaagtgcctgaggactggaggaaggcaaatatcacaccagtctacaaaaagggcaagaatgaggacccagggaactacaggccaattattctcacctctgtccccaggaaaaaaatggagagacttgttctagatgtcatctccaaacacattgaagatcaagaaattattggaagtggtcaacacagatttaccaagggtaaatcatgcttgaccaatctgatagccttctatgacgttataactggatggctggatgaggggagagcagcacatgtcatctaccttgacttcagcaaggcttttgacactgtctcccataacatcctcattagaaaattaaggaagtgtgggctagatgagggggcattGAGgaggattgagagctggctgtgtgacagaactcagagggttgtaattaatggagcagggtcaagttagaatcatagaatcgtccaggttggaagagacccttgggatcatcgagtccaaccatctaccctactctacaaagttctcccctataccttatcccccaacaccacatctcaacggttcttaaacgcatccagggatggtgactcaaccccctccctgggcagcctgttccaatgcccaaccactcttactgtgaaaaattctttcctaatgttcagtctaaacctaccctgttggagcttgaagccattccctctcgttctgtcattaattacccgtgccaagagaccagcaccaacctctctacagtgtcctttcaagtagttgaagagagtgatgaggtctcccctcagcctcctcttcctcaaactaaacagtcccagctccttcaaccgctcttcataggatttattttccaggcccttcaccagcttcgttgccctcctctgcactcgctccagcacctcgatctctctcttggattgaggtgcccaaacctggacacaatactcgaggtgtggcctcaccagtgctgagtacaggggcacaatcacctccctacttctgctttGTTGGAGTTGGAGTTGGAGGCCTGAAAGTTGGAgtcctgaaaccagtggtgttccccaggggtcaatactcggcccagtcctgttcaacatcttcatcaatgacctggacaaggggacagagtgtatcctcagcaagtttgctgacgataccaaactgagagggctggccaacactccagagggctgtgcagccatccagtgtgacctggacaggctggagagctgggcagagaggaacctaatgaggttcaacaagggcaagtgtagggtcctgcacctggggaagaagaatgccaggcaccaataaaagttaggggtggatcttctggaaagcacttctgaggagaaagatctggggcTCCTGGTAGATcataaactttccatgagccagcaatgggcccttgttgccaagagggccgatgggatcctgggctgcgtaggaataagtgtggccagtaggtcgagggaggtcattctccccctctgctctgcactggtgaggccacaactggaatactgcatccagttctgggctccccagttcaagagggacagggaactactgaaaagagtccagcgaagggcaacgaggatgattcaaggattggagcatctcccttatgaagaaaggctgagagagctgggactctttagcctggagaagagaaggctgaggggagaccttatcaatgcttaggagtatctaaagggtgggtcggaggaggagggagccagactcttttcagtggttgccagtgagaggacgaggggcaacgggcacaagttggaacataggaggttccactcaaatatgagaagaaacttctttacagtgagggtgccagagccctggaacaggctgcccagggagggtgtggagtccccttctctggagattttcaagacccgcctggatgcagtcctgagtaacatgctctgacatgctctgggcaatcctgcttcggcaggggagttggactagatgatctttatggtcccttccaactctaaaaaattcagtgaaattcagtgaaattcagtgaaattcagtgaaatgggtTTGGGTGGTGCAGCCCAGGAAAGAAATGGCTcgagctcccagcagcagcccagccagcATCTTCAGGGTGATGGAGAAGGTGTAGCAGAGCTCCGAGGAGAGGGCACTGAGGAAGAGGTACATGGGGGTGTGCAGCCCCCGGTCCCCCCTGACAACAGCCATTATCGCCGTGTTTCCAGCCAGGGT
This window contains:
- the LOC141476510 gene encoding guanylate-binding protein 1-like, with translation MASEIHMPAPICLIENSPRNGLVFQQEALQVLSEITQPVVVVAITGLYRTGKSYLMNRLARQRKGFSLGSGVQSHTKGIWMWCVPHPCKPGHTLVLLDTEGLGDVEKGDTKNDTWIFVLTVLLSSTLIYNSRGTIDQQAMDQLHYVMKLTEQVKLKAAPGQSEEEQEDSEKVAPFFPAFVWTVRDFTLQLEVDGKEISEDEYLETALKLKDGSSSEIQGYNQPRECIRQFFRDRKCFVFDQPAHKRDLVRLEELQDDEIDPEFQQQVEKFCSHIWEKSPPKTIPGGRILTGTLLGKLAETYVETIQSGAVPCLESAVLALAKIENAAAVKEAVTLYRDLMEQQAKLPTETVQELLDLHSQCERETLELFQKRVFEDDICSFQADLTHQVEEIKDKFLRDNEQASRDKCEAALRDLFQYMDRKLSGGVYSVPGGYELFKGDQQALVEKYEEVPGKGVMADAVLQEFLQSREALGKNILNIDLALAEKDKELKSVQDQYERDKQEWEARAKKEAEEKQKLQDQVRSLEEEVLRLRKKQEDDSKKQREEHPKTGSRKPKKERGNFKDGSGDKGSSFRPGPEHGNRWNNAQNLMALAD